The window AGGAGCCGAGCTGGGCGAAAGGCCAGGAGTGGAGCGTGGTGCGTTGGGGCTTTCTCAGCCGTGCCCGCTCCCGGATACCGCCCAAATCCTCCAGGGCGATTCCGCGACCGGTGCGTGCAGCCTCCGCCACGATCCGCTTGCTGATCTTGTGGTTGATGTCCTTGTTGCGGCGGGCCTCGCGGCCCGCGTACTTCTTCGCCCGCCGCTTCGCGGACTTCGTGCCCTTCCTCTGCAGCTTGGAACGCAGAGCTCGGTCCCTGGCCCGCTTGCGGTTGATCCTGCGCCCGGAGTACCTGGTGCCGTCGCTCGTGGCGGCGATGTTCACGATCCCGAAGTCCACACCGAGGAACGCGGCCGGGTGTGTGTTCGGTTCGGCCTCGGGGATCTCGCAGGTCGCGAGCAGATACCACTGCCCGCCCTCACACAGCAGGTCGGACTCGCCTTGCCGATACCGGGCCAGGACCTCCAACTGTTCCGTCTGTCCCGTGAAGGCCACGTTCTTCATGCGCCCGCCGGTGGTCCAGATCGATACCGTACGCCGTTCGTGCTGCCAGGACAGCATCCGGTCGTCATACGGCTGGGCCGCCTGGGGCCGGAAGGCGACCGACTTGCCCGAAACCCGGGCGTGGCGCTTCGAACCGGGCCTGCCACAACGGCCGTTCCGCAAGTTCGCCGCCAGGGCGGTATACGCGTCGCAGGTCTTCTTGACCGCATGCTGAGCAGCCTGCGCCCCGAGCTCCCACCGGGACTTGATCTCCCGATAGGTCAGCCTGCGCAGCGGCAGATTCCTGCGCACGCCCGTCTCGAACGCCACTGTCGCGGCCCAGGTCGCGGCCTCGTTGCACGCGGTCAGGGTCGCCTCAAGCACCGACGCCTGCAACGGCGTCGGCAGCAACTTGACCCGCACCACCAACTTCATGACAACGGACTCTAGTGCGCCAATCGCACAAACCAGCGGAGTCCGCTCACCTTCCACCCGCACCAGTGATCCATCGCCCACGCGTTCGCCTCCAACGCTCGTGGCCTTGTCCGGCTCCGCCGGGCGGCTGTGCGGGCACGTGCCCGGTGGCGCGACACTGCGGCACTCCGCGCCGCCCGCCCAGGACGCGATTCCTCCCGG is drawn from Streptomyces sp. NBC_01717 and contains these coding sequences:
- a CDS encoding RNA-guided endonuclease InsQ/TnpB family protein yields the protein MKLVVRVKLLPTPLQASVLEATLTACNEAATWAATVAFETGVRRNLPLRRLTYREIKSRWELGAQAAQHAVKKTCDAYTALAANLRNGRCGRPGSKRHARVSGKSVAFRPQAAQPYDDRMLSWQHERRTVSIWTTGGRMKNVAFTGQTEQLEVLARYRQGESDLLCEGGQWYLLATCEIPEAEPNTHPAAFLGVDFGIVNIAATSDGTRYSGRRINRKRARDRALRSKLQRKGTKSAKRRAKKYAGREARRNKDINHKISKRIVAEAARTGRGIALEDLGGIRERARLRKPQRTTLHSWPFAQLGSFIAYKAKRAGVPVVHVDPAYTSQECSQCHHVERGNRPSQAVFACRSCGFVEHADHNSSHNIAHRGWYAWVRGAESTAPALTLIA